aaaatttaattatttgaattaagcataaaattaatagattttaatttaaaactatatttaattttaaaaataaattttttaaaaatattattggaataaatatagtattataatattttatcattcttttaaaatgaaaagtttTGGACTTTTCCACTTTTagatgaaaattaaaactcaaaaaaatataaaattttaaaaagtaataaatttcttaaaatctaTAGATTTAGAACATTATTTTACTTGCCAAATGAgaaatttaagttaaatttatgaattttataaaatattttatttaaaactcaTCATCCAAACCACATAAacttttatgtgtttttagaTTCAAGCATGCAtagaataaaagttaaaagaaattagaatgttttttaaaatttagatttaattaatattagaactaattatatagaataaaaattagaaaaattaaaatataattttaaaattttaaaatttaattatattaaaatgattagaactaattatttaattgatcgaatctttatttttagaaattattaatattttttgttcatCAGTGATGTAAGATTTTCAACCcttatttaaaatacaattgagatttgattttaatttttgattataattaaaattatttttatttattaatgacGTGAAATCTTGTAACATACAAAGGTGTAAACTCATGAACACTTAGTTTCTCCAGTTGTTATGCATGCAACCATTGTTTAAAAATGTGACAGTTTCGATAGGAAATTACACAAAGCTGTGGACACATTATAacacttaaaatattaatttctccAAATATGACAAACACTTGGAGACTCTATTGTCTCTTTTGCTCTCTAAATCCAACACTTGTACTTATACATGCAACAAGAACACCTTTCCAAATGACAACAATCAACTCTCATATTCTCAGTCTTTTAAGTTTATCATGAAACATTTTTGTTTGTTATTTAGAtttcaatcttttttcttttatttctattttaatttaatcaaatgtatAAACAGCTCTCTTATATTTGATAAGATTATTAAATAcgagaattttaaaattaatataaatagaataattctGACTTAATTgcaaccaaaaaaaattataattataatcctTTCAAGAGAATGTAATCATTgtagaattattttaaagtatatatGTAATCATTGTACgattattttaaagtatagTTTTGtttaataactatttaattagattgaaaactaattttatactatGTATTAATTCTTGTTCTCCataagattaataaattaatgtacttttagtatttaacaatcttttaatttataaaatatattaactatgaAAGAATGCACTGAATAGTACAATTACTTATACCTACCAATTGAATACAAAGTTATTAGACaaccaaaagagaaaagtttatcaaaaatataatcattgcTTCacgtatttttaattttaaatatattatatttttgtgataaattaatatatactttcTAATAACTCAATATATTAGCAGAGTTGTCATAgctgaaaaatataaaattgaaaaaatttaaatttaagtctaattaaatatttaaaaatcaagtcataataattaaatagctTGATCcgatctaaaattttattatataattaaaaaataaaaatttttacGTTCATGAAATCCATTTCTTGTAGGAATAAAGATCTTATGTTCTTATATAAACAACTGAACCACAACATGTCAGATACATACTAATTTACACATTCAAGACATACTTTACCATCATAATATCATTACTGACTTAAGCATTAGTGTGAGTGGCCAGACAACCTTATCTGTATGTTTTTTAAGTAATGTTACAAATACTCTGAAGCTCGAACCAAACTTGAAAATACTTATTGATAACTTATCAATTTGGGTCAAATatgagatatttattaatagttcATCTTATTAATCAAGTTATGACTTTCAGCGATTAGCCAAATGACGAcataaattttctataaacTATATTCGTGgtaagttaatatatatatttttgttccTTAGTCGAAAAGATTCACTATAATCAAACAgttcttaatattattagtttttttatttacgtGCATCATaaggaaatattaattatttaactcgttattatttaaaaaataaaataatatatttatttttaaatctagCTTTTTAAACCTTTTTAGtgttaaaataatgataaaatccttttattataataaatttatctacaaataaatctatttataaccTACACCATCTATactgattatttttataactaataataaataatttaatatattattaaagaaaactggaaatttatatataatagtaataataataatagtaagaTAGCAATactgaaaattaatatttttaataaggtAATGTAGTAAGACTCTCTTTTTAAGTGTTTGTTTTCatcaaacttttttttttcttattaaagcTTTAATCTAGCACTAATGTACTTTGAATTTTTGACTTATTActtgaatataattttttatacatgtGGCAATTATTGTATGTTTTTAATACTactactattatttatttttttatttggtcattttttcttctaacataatatttatcttttgtgttatcattaatttattttttagtataatatattttaaaactaatgtTTGATTACAATAGGGTTTTTATACAACTGAGTCctaatttttacaattagctttattcaatattcttatataaattttctttgaaaggtacttgtgttttatcaaatttttaattattatcatgtTTTAGTTAATGTTATAAGActgtttttaatattgtaataGATATTACTTATTTGTAGTCATAtctaaacataatttttttaacaaatttattttattagggaTTAAAGTATGAATATGCcgaattttatggatattttactatttttattttaattatatatatttttttaaacttcagaaatatttaatccaatcatccatctattaaaaattaagaaataatttaaatgaaaataaaaatcaaataaatttttgcaattgatattttataaatttgttttgTTGGATACTCTTTTACAAAcatttttagatataaataagctaaatttagtaccaaataattaaaacagcattttattattttattatttagtttaatattaaacaactaaaatatttaaattatttaaattttatttagttatagCAATTATGGACATTAACttttctctctatatatatagcatGTCTTCCAAGGAATAAGCTAGAAAAGCTCATCAGAAGTTTGTTCCATTGtgcttaataattaattaattaataaaaatcatattaatcaatttttaataaaataatatataaggacgtcctaataaatttatctttcttttactcttcatatataaatttatatatgttatgattataattataatatgataataaatgCCATCTTTAGTAAATAGGAAGAGAAAAGGATATGCACTGatttatcattaaaaagaaagtacTTAATAATAAGGATATGtgcattatttattttgtccCATTATGGAAAGAAACTATTATAAATATGGGAGTCTCTTGGGTATTTGCAACCCAAAATAGTTAGCTTTCTATCATTCATTGTCTTTCATGGCCACCATAGACTTTCATCTCCTTCCCatctttgctttattttgtGTAAGCATTAGAAAGATTTTACAGTTCATTTTGTGTTCATCTTTCTTAATGTTTGATGCATTTCTGGCTtccttgtatatatatatatatatatatatatatatttgatcaTCAAtgtttatgtttattattatattgcaGGTGATGGTATCAGGAAGTAAAGCTTCTCTACCTGCAGAAGATTACTGGCATTCTCAAGAACTCCTAAAACTCTTGCACCCTGCAGGTTCCTGTCAACCTCTAacaccttttattttttattttttattatcattgaaattagaattattatttaactaaagattatttattaactaatatattaatataaattagaatacTAATAATTAACACATTATcagttaaaataaaagtaagaatTATTAAGATTACCCATCAACAATATTAACGTGGCAAGATCtttttaatacaaattagaaatttttatggAATAACATTTCATTTACTGTATagaaaacataataaatattaaaatatggttaataaattaacaactAAAGACATAATTATTGGGTTTTCAGAAAAAAAGGCATAGTTATTggcattataaaaattagaatgaaaaatcaaaataataatcgAAAGACTCTGGTTATTTTCTGAGcttcatattaattatagagGCCAAAgtgatttcaatttttatctGATTAAGTTAACACTAATTAAAACAAACGGAagaagtaaatagttaataaaatataaacttaaagACTTATTTTTGGCGTATTTGGCTGTGCTGATCAATATAGTCAATAGTTGATAGCTGATAACTGAGAGTTGtagctgataaattaaattgtttggtaaaattttattagcggttgttgttagtatgttaaataACTACTTAgggtataatttattttaagaatattttattttatatactatttttagtgatataaactaataaaaaataattaaaaatattttagctaattttatttagttaaattgtgtttattataaaaatacttaaaaaatttattttaaaaatatggattaaaacttaaatttcattactaaatatttctgattttttatatcataattatataaattataactatttaactattaagtataatttttaaaataataatcatttatcataagtatgaaaaattaattagatcaaattaatttaaagtgattattaataaattttgataatgataatatttttcaaataaaaaaaaaaacttaaattatcaactgataagaaaaaattctaaaataaagcTGATTCGATCAGTATCTGATTGAGACTAAATCAACTATTAACTGTTAGTTTTTTAAGTCTTACCAATCagtttaatataattgttaaataaaaaatagctaTCGGCTGCCTATGAATACTTTATAAGTTTGATTTCAACGAGACATAAGCATTAATATGGTCAAAAGTAAGGGTAAAACCATAATTTTGCTCAAATTTTTATCTCTAACGGTATATATTATTCAAATGTTATATactatatttgaaaaaataaaataaaataaaataaaaatttaaaaatgtgtaagatgaaaatataattttttttaactttattttatatgaatcaaaaaaatttaatttgaattgtTAATGATTATATTGGTCATTGGACGGTAATAAAGTAACTGGAAAGATGAGGTGTAAAAGTATTCTAATTGCCCTTATCACTCCATTTGATTTGAATATCTTTATCCTCCATTAACTCTGACAACATTCATTGTTGTTGATTTGTACATTGTTAATACCTTAGTTGATGATGGCAGTTTATGATTTTCTTGAAAAGATTTTCCATTTAATAATGTTGTATACATGATAATCTTTACTAATTGACATATACCTGTGTTTTAAATGAGAATTGTTGAATATGTATTGCTAATGGTACTAAATTTCTTGGAATCTTTATTTGTAACTCAAAGCAGATTTGGGAGGCAATAACACTTTCTGGAATATGAGTTCTAATGAAGCTAAGAATTTGTGGTATTTTGACTCAATACCTCGATACAGTATCTACTATAAAGCTTTTATGGAAGATATGGATAATGCAAAGTCAAAATATGGGAAGCACTACGATATAGAAGGTCTCGATGACGTAAGGTTAAAATATGAAACACATTATGATGAGGTTTTTATGGAAGGTTCGGATGACAagagaataaaataagaaaaaagttacaagataaaattttataagcatACTCTTCCTAACTCAACCATATTCTTCTTACACAGTAATCTCCATGTTGGCCAAAAGATGAAGATTTATATACCTAAACCAACAAACAAGGCTAAATTTATGCCTCGTCAAGTTGTTGAATCCATGCCCTTTTCAAGTGAAAAATTGCCAGAAATATTGGAGCGGTTTTCAGTAAAACGTGAATCATTACAAgctaaaaaaatcaagaaaacaatagaGAATTGTGAGTCTACAGGGATTAAAGGAGAAGACAAATATTGCCCCACATCATTAGAATCCCTAATTGATTTCATTGTTTCACATATTGGTAATAGAGCTCGTGTATTTTATAATGAGATAGATAAGCCAACAGTATGCAAGAGTACACTACTATGGGAGTCAAGATGTTGGGAGAAAACCAGGTGGTATGCCACAAACAAAAATACCCATATGCTGTGTACTATTGCCATTCCATTAATGCCACTAAAGTATATGCAGTTGCATTGGGAGGTGCCGATGGAACAAAAGCTAAAGCATTAGCAGTTTGCCACTTAGATACTTCAAGTTGGAACCCTAGGTACTTGGCCTTTTTAATGCTTAAAATCAAACATGGAGAAGGAACTATTTGCCACTTTATTAAAAGTAACACGCTTGTCTGGTCATCTAATTAAATACCTGAAAACCCTCTAGTAATGTGGATCTCTTGGCTAATGATTCAAGTTACAGATGCTTGTATTGTCTAATGTTGTCAATATTCCACTGTTTATTGCATGTTTTGTAGCTTTGTACtactttataataataaataacagtTTGCTTAGTGTTAATAAAAATGTGTATGCCTTTTTATTAGTTTGGGTTTATTATTAACATATGGTATTTGATGGCCACGTCTAATAAGAAAGCAATTCATACTCATAATCTTTAAGTGGGGAAAATGACTGATAACTTAGTAACATAAAGTCAATTTATCCCACCTAAAAAGACAGAGTTGACTAAAGATTACATTCCACTATAACAGGGATTCTAAGAGATCGTATTTTAAAAGAGCTTTAGTTATAGAGTCTGATTCGATTTAGAATTCtgctaataaataaaaatatcgaTTTAGAATTCtgctaataaataaaaatataaattctaatatgaTTGGAACGACCTACAAATGCAGAGTTTCTCTACTAAAAATAACAGTTTGCTTGTATTGTCTAATGTTGTCAATATTCCACTGTTTATTGCATGTTTTGTAGCTTTGTACtactttataataataaataacagtTTGCTTAGTGTTAATAAAAATGTGTATGCCTTTTTATTAGTTTGGGTTTATTATTAACATATGGTATTTGATGGCCACGTCTAATAAGAAAGCAATTCATACTCATAATCTTTAAGTGGGGAAAATGACTGATAACTTAGTAACATAAAGTCAATTTATCCCACCTAAAAAGACAGAGTTGACTAAAGATTACATTCCACTATAACAGGGATTCTAAGAGATCGTATTTTAAAAGAGCTTTAGTTATAGAGTCTGATTCGATTTAGAATTCtgctaataaataaaaatatcgaTTTAGAATTCtgctaataaataaaaatataaattctaatatgaTTGGAACGACCTACAAATGCAGAGTTTCTCTACTAAAAATAACAGTTTGCTTGTATTGTCTAATGTTGTCAATATTCCACTGTTTATTGCATGTTTTGTAGCTTTGTACtactttataataataaataacagtTTGCTTAGTGTTAATAAAAATGTGTATGCCTTTTTATTAGTTTGGGTTTATTATTAACATATGGTATTTGATGGCCACGTCTAATAAGAAAGCAATTCATACTCATAATCTTTAAGTGGGGAAAATGACTGATAACTTAGTAACATAAAGTCAATTTATCCCACCTAAAAAGACAGAGTTGACTAAAGATTACATTCCACTATAACAGGGATTCTAAGAGATCGTATTTTAAAAGAGCTTTAGTTATAGAGTCTGATTCGATTTAGAATTCtgctaataaataaaaatatcgaTTTAGAATTCtgctaataaataaaaatataaattctaatatgaTTGGAACGACCTACAAATGCAGAGTTTCTCTACTAAAAGGACTAGAATATTTT
The Ricinus communis isolate WT05 ecotype wild-type chromosome 1, ASM1957865v1, whole genome shotgun sequence DNA segment above includes these coding regions:
- the LOC8280799 gene encoding BURP domain protein RD22 isoform X2, whose product is MATIDFHLLPIFALFCVMVSGSKASLPAEDYWHSQELLKLLHPAVALGGADGTKAKALAVCHLDTSSWNPRYLAFLMLKIKHGEGTICHFIKSNTLVWSSN
- the LOC8280799 gene encoding uncharacterized protein LOC8280799 isoform X1 translates to MATIDFHLLPIFALFCVMVSGSKASLPAEDYWHSQELLKLLHPADLGGNNTFWNMSSNEAKNLWYFDSIPRYSIYYKAFMEDMDNAKSKYGKHYDIEGLDDVRLKYETHYDEVFMEGSDDKRIK